The Ruania alba genome has a window encoding:
- the murC gene encoding UDP-N-acetylmuramate--L-alanine ligase, with product MRVHFVAIGGAGMSVIAELMLADGVTVSGSDRQDSAVLQRLQRRGATVHVGHDAAHVAGADLVVVSSAISGDNPEVTAARAAGIDVVHRSVALTRAAEGKDFVAVAGAHGKTTTSAMLAVALREAGQDPAFAIGGAVLALGSGAHAGTGEVFVAEADESDGSFLNYSPRVAVVTNIEPDHLDHYGTADAFEAAFEEFADRVVPGGVVITCADDPGARRFADRARARGVRVRTYGTSSAADVRLTDVHLTPGAATARLLAAEGELALELAVPGEHNLLNATAAWCAGVELGVDPAVMSQSLAAFTGTARRFELRGAAGGVRVVDDYAHNPTKVAAAVRTGRGAVGAGRLIVLFQPHLFSRTETFAAEFADALAGADEVILTAIYPAREEPRPGVTSALICDLLPGSRYLEDHREAAHAAAALATEGDLVMTIGAGDVTVLGEVILDRLRERES from the coding sequence ATGAGAGTGCACTTCGTGGCCATCGGTGGCGCCGGGATGTCGGTGATCGCCGAGCTGATGCTGGCCGACGGCGTCACTGTCTCCGGTTCCGACCGGCAGGACTCCGCCGTGCTGCAACGCCTGCAGCGGCGTGGAGCCACGGTGCACGTGGGGCACGACGCCGCCCACGTGGCCGGTGCGGACCTGGTGGTGGTCTCCTCAGCGATCAGCGGAGACAACCCCGAGGTCACCGCGGCCCGCGCTGCCGGTATCGATGTGGTGCACCGGTCGGTGGCGCTGACCCGCGCCGCCGAGGGCAAGGACTTCGTGGCGGTGGCCGGAGCACACGGGAAGACCACCACCTCGGCAATGCTCGCCGTCGCGCTGCGCGAGGCCGGGCAGGACCCCGCGTTCGCGATCGGTGGTGCCGTGCTCGCGCTCGGCAGCGGTGCCCATGCAGGCACCGGTGAGGTGTTCGTGGCCGAGGCGGACGAGTCGGACGGGTCCTTCCTGAACTACTCGCCCCGGGTGGCCGTGGTGACGAACATCGAACCGGACCACCTGGATCACTACGGCACGGCTGACGCCTTCGAGGCAGCCTTCGAGGAGTTCGCCGACCGGGTGGTCCCGGGCGGGGTGGTGATCACCTGCGCCGACGATCCCGGCGCACGACGCTTCGCCGACCGGGCCCGGGCACGGGGCGTGCGAGTACGTACCTATGGCACCAGCAGCGCTGCGGATGTGCGCCTCACCGACGTGCACCTCACCCCTGGTGCGGCCACGGCACGCCTGCTCGCCGCCGAGGGGGAGCTCGCTCTGGAGCTCGCTGTACCGGGGGAGCACAACCTGCTCAATGCCACGGCGGCATGGTGCGCCGGCGTCGAGCTCGGTGTGGATCCGGCGGTGATGAGTCAGTCCCTTGCCGCGTTCACCGGGACGGCACGGCGGTTCGAGCTGCGCGGCGCGGCGGGGGGTGTGCGGGTGGTCGACGACTACGCCCACAACCCGACCAAGGTGGCCGCTGCCGTGCGGACCGGTCGCGGCGCGGTGGGTGCCGGCCGCTTGATCGTGCTGTTCCAACCGCATCTGTTCTCCCGCACCGAGACGTTTGCTGCCGAGTTCGCCGACGCGCTGGCCGGAGCGGACGAGGTGATCCTCACCGCGATCTACCCGGCGCGGGAGGAGCCCCGCCCCGGGGTGACCTCGGCGCTGATCTGCGACCTGCTGCCCGGGTCGCGCTACCTGGAGGATCACCGGGAAGCGGCCCACGCAGCAGCAGCGCTCGCCACCGAGGGCGACCTGGTGATGACGATCGGTGCCGGGGACGTGACCGTCCTCGGCGAGGTGATCCTGGACCGTCTCCGGGAGCGTGAGAGCTGA
- a CDS encoding cell division protein FtsQ/DivIB, whose product MRAPAQPRGRGARPSDSAASGQATAAPRSTTAVAGRPASARPPAKEARATQKEQGRAARRADREQRRAERQQRREVAAAEKDAQRGRGAQLSERIAERRAAVRRLRWRAIGATIAAIGVLAGLGWVAFASPVLTVHADDVDVSGTSDYVREERVQEIAAMAHDVPLARVDTAALAEEIRALAAVRDVQVRRAWPNGLAVVLEPRVPVATVSDGDRYALLDAEAVVMARRDDPVEGVPEVTVPLQDPATAESLTAVLTVLAALPEDLRADVASAGAETPYQVRLELAGGAEVVWGSAEENALKVEVLQTLRQVEASGYDVSAPRSPITTE is encoded by the coding sequence ATGCGGGCACCTGCTCAGCCGCGTGGGCGCGGGGCGCGCCCCTCGGACTCCGCAGCGTCCGGGCAAGCGACGGCGGCTCCACGCAGCACGACGGCCGTGGCCGGGCGACCGGCCTCCGCCCGCCCGCCCGCCAAGGAAGCGCGTGCCACGCAGAAGGAGCAGGGACGAGCAGCCCGCCGGGCCGACCGCGAGCAGCGGCGGGCGGAGCGGCAACAGCGGCGCGAGGTGGCGGCAGCGGAGAAGGACGCGCAACGGGGCCGTGGTGCCCAGCTCAGCGAGCGGATCGCGGAGCGACGCGCGGCCGTACGTCGGCTGCGGTGGCGCGCGATCGGCGCCACGATCGCGGCGATCGGCGTGCTCGCCGGCCTGGGGTGGGTGGCGTTCGCCTCGCCGGTCCTCACCGTGCATGCCGACGACGTGGACGTGTCCGGCACCTCGGACTACGTGCGGGAGGAACGCGTCCAGGAGATCGCCGCCATGGCGCACGACGTCCCGCTCGCTCGCGTGGACACGGCCGCGCTCGCCGAGGAGATCCGCGCCCTGGCCGCCGTCCGGGACGTCCAGGTTCGGCGAGCATGGCCGAACGGGCTGGCGGTGGTCCTGGAACCTCGGGTCCCGGTGGCCACCGTGTCCGACGGCGACCGGTACGCACTGCTGGACGCCGAGGCCGTGGTGATGGCCAGGCGAGACGATCCGGTGGAGGGGGTTCCCGAGGTCACCGTGCCGTTGCAGGATCCGGCCACGGCAGAATCGCTGACGGCGGTGCTCACCGTGCTGGCGGCACTGCCGGAGGATCTCCGTGCCGACGTGGCCAGCGCGGGCGCCGAGACGCCCTACCAGGTACGTCTGGAGCTCGCCGGTGGCGCTGAGGTGGTGTGGGGGAGTGCCGAGGAGAACGCGCTCAAGGTCGAGGTGCTACAGACACTCCGACAGGTGGAGGCGTCCGGGTACGACGTCTCCGCGCCGCGCTCTCCCATCACCACGGAGTGA
- the ftsZ gene encoding cell division protein FtsZ: protein MAAPQNYLAVIKVVGIGGGGVNAVNRMIEVGLKGVEFIAVNTDAQALLMSDADVKLDVGRELTRGLGAGADPEVGKKAAEDHAEEIEEVLRGADMVFVTAGEGGGTGTGGAPVVAKIARSLGALTIGVVTRPFTFEGRRRGVQADAGIESLREEVDTLITIPNDRLLSISDRNVSVLDAFKSADQVLLSGVQGITDLITTPGLINLDFADVKSVMQGAGSALMGIGSARGEDRAVQASELAISSPLLEASIDGAHGVLLSIQGGSDLGLFEIHEAARLVQEAAHPEANIIFGAVIDDALGDEVRVTVIAAGFDSGTNVTPSSTQGTRQAATSQQPPSAAVRTAQPPAQAEQPPAAPEPAPRTSGSENGDPAPAPAPEPAPVAGQSGQPPAANPLEVPRVFDEEPRNRREDDLDVPDFLK, encoded by the coding sequence GTGGCGGCACCGCAGAACTACCTGGCGGTCATCAAGGTGGTCGGGATCGGCGGTGGTGGCGTCAACGCCGTCAACCGCATGATCGAGGTCGGATTGAAGGGCGTGGAGTTCATCGCCGTCAATACCGATGCTCAGGCCCTGTTGATGAGCGACGCCGACGTCAAACTCGACGTCGGCCGAGAGTTGACTCGGGGGCTTGGCGCCGGCGCCGACCCTGAGGTCGGCAAGAAGGCGGCGGAGGATCACGCCGAAGAAATCGAGGAGGTCCTGCGCGGAGCCGACATGGTCTTCGTGACGGCCGGCGAGGGGGGTGGCACCGGGACCGGAGGTGCACCTGTCGTCGCCAAGATCGCGCGGTCCCTGGGTGCCCTGACGATCGGTGTGGTGACCCGTCCGTTCACCTTCGAGGGGCGCCGGCGCGGTGTGCAGGCAGACGCCGGCATCGAGTCGTTGCGCGAAGAGGTGGACACCCTCATCACGATCCCGAACGACCGCCTGCTCTCCATCAGTGACCGGAACGTCTCGGTGCTGGACGCGTTCAAGTCCGCCGACCAGGTGCTCCTCTCCGGTGTCCAGGGCATCACCGACCTGATCACCACCCCGGGCCTGATCAACCTCGACTTCGCCGACGTCAAGTCGGTGATGCAGGGCGCCGGGAGTGCCTTGATGGGGATCGGCTCGGCCCGAGGCGAGGACCGCGCGGTGCAGGCCTCCGAGCTGGCGATCTCCTCGCCGTTGCTGGAAGCGAGCATCGATGGTGCGCACGGTGTGCTGCTGTCCATCCAGGGCGGCAGCGATCTGGGTCTGTTCGAGATCCACGAAGCAGCCCGTCTGGTGCAGGAGGCCGCCCACCCGGAGGCCAACATCATCTTCGGTGCGGTCATCGACGACGCCCTCGGTGACGAGGTCCGGGTCACCGTGATCGCAGCCGGGTTCGACTCGGGAACGAACGTGACGCCGTCCAGCACGCAGGGGACACGGCAGGCCGCCACGTCCCAGCAGCCCCCGTCAGCAGCGGTGCGCACGGCGCAGCCCCCCGCCCAGGCCGAGCAGCCGCCCGCAGCGCCCGAACCGGCACCGCGGACCAGTGGGTCCGAGAATGGCGACCCGGCTCCGGCGCCGGCTCCCGAACCTGCGCCGGTGGCCGGTCAGAGTGGGCAGCCACCTGCGGCGAACCCGCTCGAGGTGCCCCGGGTGTTCGACGAGGAGCCGCGCAATCGACGCGAGGACGACCTGGACGTGCCCGACTTCCTCAAGTGA
- a CDS encoding polyphenol oxidase family protein, translating to MLQAELGPGARGLFTTRAGGRSEAPYRGLNLGAGVGDRLDDVARNRDEVAAEVGAPVVYLRQVHLADVIVRSERAAAAIALGEEPTADGVVLTSADLAAAVLVADCVPVLLAAESGAVAAVHAGRRGLLAGIVTAAIGAMAAVGHPARYAAIGPSICGQCYEVPADLRAEASERMPALAATTSWGTPSLDLRAGVLGELAAADVHEVDQHAACTREDRRFFSYRRDGVTGRCAGVVRLR from the coding sequence GTGCTCCAGGCTGAGCTGGGGCCGGGTGCTCGCGGGCTGTTCACCACTCGCGCCGGTGGACGGAGCGAGGCGCCGTACCGCGGGCTGAACCTGGGAGCCGGTGTCGGTGACCGTCTCGACGATGTCGCACGCAATCGTGACGAGGTGGCCGCCGAGGTCGGCGCTCCTGTGGTGTACCTGCGGCAGGTGCACTTGGCCGACGTGATCGTGCGGTCCGAGCGTGCCGCTGCAGCCATCGCACTCGGGGAAGAACCGACGGCGGACGGTGTGGTGCTCACGTCTGCCGACCTGGCGGCCGCGGTGCTGGTGGCCGACTGTGTGCCGGTGTTGCTGGCGGCGGAGTCGGGGGCGGTGGCGGCGGTGCACGCGGGCCGCCGCGGACTGCTCGCCGGCATCGTGACGGCGGCGATCGGGGCGATGGCCGCCGTCGGGCACCCGGCGAGGTACGCCGCGATCGGTCCGTCGATCTGCGGTCAGTGCTACGAGGTACCGGCCGACCTGCGAGCGGAAGCGTCCGAGCGCATGCCGGCGCTTGCCGCGACGACGTCGTGGGGGACGCCTTCGCTGGATCTGCGCGCCGGGGTGCTCGGCGAGCTGGCCGCAGCCGACGTGCACGAGGTGGACCAGCACGCGGCGTGCACGCGGGAGGACCGACGGTTCTTCTCCTACCGCCGGGACGGCGTGACGGGTCGTTGTGCAGGTGTCGTGCGGCTGCGCTGA
- a CDS encoding cell division protein SepF: protein MGALRKTMLYLGLSEADQEREDQYLGGEYEDGYAEIAHDDYDEPAQEAQVTPISQAASHAGHNLRRITTVHPRTYTDAKAIGEAFRGGTPVIMNLTDMSDAEAKRLVDFSAGLIFGLHGSIERVTNKVFLLSPATVEVASERQEPETTTRFFNQS, encoded by the coding sequence ATGGGAGCACTGCGCAAGACGATGCTGTATCTCGGCCTCTCCGAGGCCGACCAGGAGCGTGAGGACCAGTACCTCGGTGGCGAGTACGAGGACGGCTACGCCGAGATCGCCCACGACGACTACGACGAGCCCGCCCAGGAGGCTCAAGTGACCCCGATCAGCCAAGCCGCATCGCACGCCGGCCACAACCTGCGTCGCATCACCACGGTGCATCCGCGCACCTACACCGATGCCAAGGCGATCGGTGAGGCCTTCCGTGGTGGCACGCCGGTGATCATGAACCTCACCGACATGTCCGACGCCGAGGCCAAGCGGCTCGTGGATTTCTCAGCCGGTCTGATCTTCGGTCTGCACGGGAGCATCGAGCGTGTGACGAACAAGGTCTTCCTGCTCTCGCCTGCGACTGTCGAGGTGGCCAGCGAGCGCCAGGAGCCCGAGACGACCACCCGATTCTTCAACCAGAGCTGA
- a CDS encoding YggT family protein: MGWLFGLLYLVVLLYLVALLVRMGFDWVSYFARDWKPRGLALIVAEMVYTPTDPPLKALRRLIPPLRVGGIALDVGFIIVLVGCWILLFIFGGLATV, encoded by the coding sequence GTGGGCTGGCTCTTCGGGCTTCTCTACCTCGTCGTCCTGCTCTACCTGGTGGCGCTGCTCGTCCGGATGGGCTTCGACTGGGTGAGTTATTTCGCGAGGGACTGGAAGCCTCGGGGGCTCGCGCTCATCGTGGCGGAGATGGTCTACACCCCCACTGACCCGCCGCTGAAGGCGCTCCGCCGCCTCATCCCGCCGCTACGCGTCGGGGGCATCGCACTCGATGTCGGGTTCATCATCGTCCTCGTGGGGTGCTGGATCCTGCTGTTCATCTTCGGAGGCCTCGCCACCGTGTGA
- a CDS encoding DivIVA domain-containing protein: MALLTADDVLNKKFQPTKFREGYDQDEVDDFLDEVVNTLRVVGGENEELKAKLEAAEQRIAELSGGAEAAPAPAETPAEQTTQLAAVGGEQEESAPAEPEEAAEAPAETTEAPAEAAAPAEQAAETTTTAAAASGTEPESATGMLQLAQRLHDEYVNNGKAEADRLVSEARVEGERVTREADEQRTRTLSQLEGERSLLERKIDELRVFERDYRTRLKSYLEGLLSDVEGRGSIASQYASGEQSDSRRP, from the coding sequence ATGGCTCTGCTCACGGCAGACGACGTCCTCAACAAGAAGTTCCAGCCCACCAAGTTCCGTGAGGGGTACGACCAGGACGAGGTGGATGACTTCCTCGACGAGGTCGTCAACACCCTGCGGGTCGTCGGGGGCGAGAACGAGGAGCTGAAGGCGAAGCTCGAGGCAGCGGAGCAGCGGATCGCCGAGCTGTCCGGTGGTGCCGAGGCAGCGCCCGCACCGGCCGAGACACCCGCCGAGCAGACCACCCAGCTCGCCGCGGTCGGTGGTGAGCAGGAGGAGAGTGCTCCGGCCGAGCCCGAGGAAGCCGCCGAGGCGCCCGCTGAGACCACTGAGGCACCCGCCGAGGCGGCCGCGCCCGCCGAGCAGGCAGCGGAGACCACCACCACGGCTGCTGCAGCCTCCGGGACCGAGCCCGAGTCCGCGACCGGAATGCTCCAGCTGGCCCAGCGGCTGCACGACGAGTACGTCAACAACGGAAAGGCGGAGGCCGACCGGTTGGTCTCCGAGGCGCGTGTCGAGGGCGAGCGGGTCACCCGCGAGGCCGACGAGCAGCGCACCCGCACCCTCAGCCAGCTCGAGGGGGAGCGCTCGCTGCTGGAGCGCAAGATCGACGAGCTGCGGGTCTTCGAGCGTGACTACCGCACCCGCTTGAAGAGCTACCTCGAGGGTCTGCTCAGCGACGTCGAGGGCCGCGGGAGCATCGCCTCCCAGTACGCCTCCGGCGAGCAGAGCGACTCGCGCCGCCCGTAA
- a CDS encoding signal peptidase II, giving the protein MAGAHEKRDGAQTGTDDGTREHRHRRLLRVVLLLTLGVLVLDQATKQWALATIAEGEYHPLLGDLLGVSLVFNSGAAFSLAEGATWLFTIAAVVVAVVIVKVARRLGSLSWAIALGALLGGNLGNLGDRLFRDPGFAVGHVVDFINYGGYFVGNVADIAIVLSAGAIAVLSFRGIGLSGARSGASATPADTDDGEPAGSGDDEPGDEHVTEGRSDG; this is encoded by the coding sequence ATGGCAGGCGCACACGAGAAGCGGGACGGCGCGCAGACCGGTACCGATGACGGCACGCGTGAGCACCGCCATCGGCGTCTGCTGCGGGTGGTGCTGCTGCTGACCCTCGGTGTGCTGGTGCTGGACCAGGCCACCAAACAGTGGGCCCTGGCCACCATCGCCGAGGGTGAGTACCACCCACTCCTCGGGGATCTGCTCGGGGTGAGCCTCGTGTTCAACTCCGGGGCTGCGTTCTCCCTCGCGGAAGGCGCCACCTGGCTGTTCACGATCGCCGCCGTGGTCGTCGCTGTGGTCATCGTGAAGGTCGCGCGCCGCCTCGGCTCGCTCTCCTGGGCGATCGCACTGGGTGCGCTGCTGGGCGGCAATCTCGGCAACCTGGGTGACCGGCTGTTCCGAGACCCGGGCTTCGCCGTCGGGCACGTGGTGGACTTCATCAACTACGGCGGCTACTTCGTGGGCAATGTGGCAGACATCGCCATCGTGCTCTCCGCGGGTGCGATCGCGGTACTCAGCTTCCGCGGCATCGGTCTCAGCGGTGCCCGGTCCGGGGCGTCGGCCACACCCGCCGACACCGACGATGGTGAGCCCGCCGGGTCCGGCGACGACGAACCGGGCGACGAGCACGTGACGGAGGGCCGATCCGATGGCTGA
- a CDS encoding RluA family pseudouridine synthase translates to MADVRSLPVPDGLAGERVDAALARMLGLSRTKAAELAADGQVLLDGRELGKSDRLVAGGWLEVTLPDLTAAPPAPPEPVPGMAIRLDDDDVVVVDKPVGVAAHPSPGWTGPTVIGGLAAAGYRISTSGAAERQGVVHRLDVGTSGLMVVAKSERAYTRLKRAFKERTVEKVYHAVVQGHPDPTTGTVDAPIGRHPQHDYKWAVVAEGRPSVTHYETLEAMRSATLLEIHLETGRTHQIRVHMAALRHPCAGDLTYGADPVLAGRLGLQRQWLHAMRLGFTHPGTDSWVEVSSTYPADLQHALDGLRDG, encoded by the coding sequence ATGGCTGACGTGCGTTCCTTGCCGGTCCCGGACGGGCTCGCCGGTGAACGTGTGGACGCCGCACTGGCCCGGATGCTGGGGCTCAGCCGGACCAAGGCCGCTGAGCTGGCTGCCGACGGGCAGGTACTCCTGGACGGACGCGAACTGGGCAAGTCCGACCGTCTCGTGGCCGGCGGGTGGCTCGAGGTCACCCTGCCCGACCTCACCGCCGCACCTCCCGCGCCACCGGAGCCGGTGCCTGGGATGGCGATCCGCCTGGATGACGACGACGTGGTGGTGGTGGACAAGCCCGTCGGGGTGGCCGCGCACCCGAGCCCGGGATGGACCGGACCGACCGTGATCGGTGGACTGGCCGCCGCGGGTTACCGGATCTCGACCTCCGGCGCTGCCGAGCGTCAGGGCGTGGTGCACCGGCTCGACGTCGGCACCTCGGGCCTGATGGTGGTGGCCAAGAGCGAGCGTGCCTACACCCGGCTCAAGCGCGCGTTCAAGGAGCGCACCGTGGAGAAGGTGTACCACGCTGTCGTGCAGGGCCACCCGGACCCGACGACCGGAACCGTGGACGCCCCGATCGGCCGGCACCCGCAGCACGACTACAAGTGGGCGGTGGTCGCCGAGGGACGTCCGAGCGTGACGCACTACGAGACCCTCGAGGCGATGCGCAGCGCGACCCTGCTGGAGATCCACCTGGAGACCGGCCGCACACACCAGATCCGGGTGCACATGGCGGCGCTGAGGCACCCCTGCGCCGGTGACCTCACCTACGGAGCGGACCCGGTCCTGGCTGGTCGTCTCGGGCTGCAGCGCCAGTGGTTGCACGCCATGCGACTCGGGTTCACTCATCCCGGCACGGACTCGTGGGTCGAGGTGAGCAGCACCTATCCGGCCGACCTGCAGCACGCTCTGGACGGGCTGCGCGATGGCTGA
- a CDS encoding GNAT family N-acetyltransferase: MAEVQVVRAGPEDLARVHAIRFEVFVTEQGVAESDELDDRDGEPGTVHLLAVSTGDGVRSPGGFEATEDLGTARLLDDGGVAHVSRVAVRSAARGLGVGRALMEALEREALAAHAARAPDGVVRVELSAQETAIAFYAALGYEVGSERYTEAGIWHRDAVKLLHVDGS; this comes from the coding sequence ATGGCTGAGGTGCAGGTGGTGCGTGCCGGGCCGGAGGATCTGGCCCGGGTGCACGCGATCAGGTTCGAGGTGTTCGTCACCGAGCAGGGCGTGGCCGAGAGCGACGAGTTGGACGACCGGGACGGTGAACCAGGCACGGTGCACCTGCTGGCGGTCAGCACGGGCGACGGCGTCCGCTCGCCTGGGGGCTTCGAGGCGACCGAGGACCTGGGTACCGCTCGCCTGTTGGACGACGGTGGTGTGGCGCACGTCTCCCGGGTCGCTGTCCGCTCCGCCGCCCGCGGGCTCGGTGTGGGACGAGCGCTGATGGAGGCGCTCGAACGAGAGGCGCTTGCCGCGCACGCCGCCCGCGCACCCGATGGGGTGGTGCGGGTCGAGCTCTCCGCTCAGGAGACGGCGATCGCTTTCTACGCGGCACTCGGGTACGAGGTGGGCAGCGAGCGCTATACCGAAGCCGGTATCTGGCACCGCGACGCGGTGAAGCTGCTGCACGTCGACGGCAGCTGA
- a CDS encoding YqaA family protein produces the protein MDLWALAAALGYCALSAVVMVLPAEVYLLGAALVADVPPVWLAAAGATGQVAGKMLSYLVGRGVLDVARWRAKPNARWADRIRTVEQWCAAHTWGPSAVTLVSAFAGLPPYALVAVLAGTLRMRWWLFAGLSLIGRFLRFWAVVAVPELLPGTLFGI, from the coding sequence ATGGACCTGTGGGCCCTTGCCGCGGCGCTCGGCTACTGTGCGCTCTCGGCAGTGGTCATGGTGCTGCCCGCTGAGGTCTATCTGCTCGGCGCTGCCTTGGTCGCCGATGTCCCTCCGGTGTGGCTGGCGGCAGCGGGTGCGACGGGGCAGGTGGCCGGAAAGATGCTCTCCTACCTGGTCGGCCGCGGTGTTCTGGACGTGGCGCGCTGGCGTGCCAAGCCGAACGCGCGGTGGGCCGATCGGATCCGTACCGTCGAGCAGTGGTGCGCGGCCCACACGTGGGGTCCGTCCGCCGTCACGCTGGTGAGTGCGTTCGCCGGTCTACCGCCGTATGCGCTGGTCGCCGTGCTGGCGGGGACGCTGCGCATGCGGTGGTGGCTGTTCGCCGGGCTGTCCCTGATCGGGCGGTTCCTGCGATTCTGGGCCGTGGTCGCTGTACCGGAGCTGCTGCCGGGAACGTTGTTCGGCATCTGA
- a CDS encoding aminotransferase class I/II-fold pyridoxal phosphate-dependent enzyme, producing the protein MSTSSPAPQLPWQGVARAAGLLTPNGTTRPTIFAEMTGLATRTGAVNLGQGFPDEQGPRAVTDAAARAITDGINQYPPGPGIPALREEIAAHQLRHYGLRLDPDHQVLVTTGATEAIAAAILALAGPGDEVLTLEPYYDSYAAVIALAGARHTRTALVPGTHGFSLDLDGLRAAVTDRTRVILLNSPHNPTGAVLTPAELAEVARLAQAHDAVVVTDEVYEHLTYDGVAHVPIATLPGAAERTLTISSAGKSFSVTGWKIGWVSGPADLVEAVRTVKQFLTYTSGAPFQPAVAVALGLETSDSPEADWLVRLRESLARRRDQLTSGLREAGFAPVAAAGTYFVMADARPLLEGPLAGTGVRTGAHLCRRLPELAGVVAVPATAFTTAGSAVTDNLATWVRFTFVKSEATITEAMRRLLALAG; encoded by the coding sequence ATGAGCACATCGTCACCCGCACCGCAGCTGCCCTGGCAGGGGGTCGCCCGGGCGGCCGGGCTGCTGACCCCGAACGGCACCACCCGCCCGACGATCTTCGCGGAGATGACAGGTCTGGCCACCCGGACCGGGGCAGTGAACCTCGGGCAAGGATTCCCGGACGAGCAGGGCCCGCGCGCCGTGACGGACGCCGCTGCGCGCGCCATCACCGACGGGATCAACCAGTACCCGCCGGGGCCGGGCATCCCCGCGCTACGCGAGGAGATCGCCGCACACCAGCTGCGGCACTACGGCCTCAGGCTCGACCCCGACCATCAGGTGCTGGTGACCACTGGCGCCACCGAGGCGATCGCCGCGGCAATCCTGGCACTGGCCGGGCCCGGGGACGAGGTACTGACGCTGGAGCCGTACTACGACTCCTACGCGGCGGTGATCGCGCTCGCCGGTGCCCGGCACACCCGGACCGCACTGGTGCCCGGCACGCACGGATTCAGCCTGGATCTCGACGGCCTGCGCGCCGCCGTCACCGATCGCACCCGGGTGATCTTGCTGAACAGCCCGCACAACCCCACCGGCGCTGTCCTCACCCCTGCCGAACTGGCCGAGGTGGCCCGCCTCGCGCAGGCGCATGACGCCGTCGTGGTCACCGACGAGGTGTACGAGCACCTCACCTATGACGGTGTGGCGCACGTCCCGATCGCGACCTTGCCCGGGGCCGCCGAACGCACCCTGACGATCTCCTCGGCCGGGAAGTCCTTCTCGGTGACCGGGTGGAAGATCGGCTGGGTGAGCGGGCCGGCCGATCTTGTCGAGGCGGTCCGTACCGTCAAGCAGTTCCTCACCTATACCAGCGGGGCGCCGTTCCAACCGGCTGTTGCGGTGGCGCTCGGGCTGGAGACGTCCGACTCCCCCGAGGCCGACTGGCTCGTCCGCCTACGCGAGTCGCTGGCGCGGCGTCGCGACCAGCTCACCAGCGGCCTGCGCGAGGCGGGCTTCGCCCCGGTGGCTGCCGCCGGCACCTACTTCGTGATGGCCGACGCGCGGCCACTGCTGGAGGGGCCGCTGGCCGGCACCGGTGTGCGCACCGGCGCGCACCTGTGCCGGCGGCTGCCCGAGCTCGCCGGTGTCGTCGCTGTTCCGGCGACGGCGTTCACCACGGCCGGCTCCGCCGTCACCGACAACCTCGCCACCTGGGTGCGGTTCACGTTCGTGAAATCCGAGGCCACGATCACCGAGGCGATGCGACGCCTGTTGGCACTAGCCGGATGA